From one Lineus longissimus chromosome 3, tnLinLong1.2, whole genome shotgun sequence genomic stretch:
- the LOC135485742 gene encoding uncharacterized protein LOC135485742, whose translation MYARLPKSVILGAGYSVLLEKLPEHPHFNFNYLKDDSQSINNKVWQFLQVEEETGLSNRDSLSLYFTAKGLEGFEESATAYLYWTPVKLLFRTLHHLNLIPRTKSELQLHAKLKKIETKFLTLQKNYNARCCRGGEKQKKLLEEFLSRPFQMQSVASPAVPSAAPPGTVTVSSPALSPPRTISTVISPLIKTPRAASPYSGGLRSVETGVQVNSPQIKTTPAIRRSLTATKRELFKVQSSVGRKADELSRQAEKHEHLKFKIRQKENKIIELNNKCKQVVNSADGKRVKALEKEVGQLKNQIKELKATVEGLLDNENQMAESLVSATNRYVDSEKRVRAVRAGKRRATQKLSDIRRHILAICSNLKTGSGDVMVMDLCASLQQMPDIDKNTSATLKEIVSGLTAPLPTKEKGAFKEHIAVLAMQLQLLGVPQNTVGEVMNECSKRLYNRCLSDSVSARTAGRMIRQGGILSDAQLALALSDTSSRGLRVGQDTTTRGGVEHVATAWAGRSENNEVFNMQSRVAWLPNHIAETQLEHIKCVVEKSNDLLKTLDLEPQTKASLAYVVDFMGDHVNSKLVRLLREKHLSDLEELVENGELTDSDREVFSELFYSACQMHSGAKVSRSFYEGMRAIEPPDLAKTFGKYGIRRGAGSTFDSLGARVVEFASTQFSPDQSNTADFNWSGVFPGWCDEHGHSYIKLDFVNKNRHYRHEHNSGRLIELTDSILHFYQDQLSTRDDGLTLRNKDQLVFECLQNDEVKSQLTAADSLDAMFFKPFMAMLKAEETDVITVGPYIRKAYEFLHQAGNEEEFARSMLSGMSLLYEGEHLRRDGKDFRKKPVGVSVYGDGILERSVAYLMAGCQTAAKGLRKISSEYFDGGHYFKPSVKQSVLLSGFDAHSDRLESNLGQFSQQRSRMPHARVQTITSHVSMRANKTVAAIGRDERLMSCLPKVRKET comes from the exons ATGTACGCCAGGCTGCCAAAGTCAGTGATACTCGGGGCAGGGTATTCAGTATTGCTGGAAAAGCTCCCAGAACACCCCCACTTTAACTTCAACTATCTTAAAGATGATTCACAAAG cataaACAATAAAGTCTGGCAGTTCCTGCAGGTGGAGGAAGAAACTGGGCTGTCCAACAGAGACTCCCTCTCACTTTATTTCACCGCTAAAGGGCTGGAGGGATTTGAGGAATCTGCTACAGCATATCTCTATTGGACACCAGTCAAGCTTCTCTTCCGCACACTTCATCACCTTAATCTTATCCCTAGAACAAAATCAGAACTACAGTTACACgccaaattgaaaaaaatagaaaCTAAATTCCTGACActacaaaaaaattataatgcTCGTTGTTGCAGAGGTGgtgaaaagcaaaaaaaactttTAGAAGAATTCCTTTCAAGGCCGTTTCAAATGCAGTCAGTTGCATCTCCTGCTGTACCCTCTGCTGCTCCTCCCGGTACTGTAACTGTTTCTTCTCCTGCTCTATCTCCTCCAAGGACAATCTCTACAGTTATCTCGCCTCTTATAAAAACTCCAAGAGCTGCTTCTCCTTACAGTGGTGGCCTTCGGAGTGTAGAGACTGGTGTTCAGGTTAATAGTCCTCAGATTAAGACAACTCCTGCTATACGTAGAAGCCTAACTGCAACCAAGAGGGAACTCTTCAAGGTTCAGTCTTCCGTTGGTCGCAAAGCAGATGAACTTTCGAGGCAGGCTGAAAAAcatgaacatttgaaatttaagATAAGACAAAAGGAGaacaaaatcattgaactgAACAATAAATGTAAACAGGTTGTGAACTCTGCAGATGGTAAACGGGTGAAGGCATTAGAAAAAGAAGTAGGACAATTGAAGAATCAGATCAAGGAGCTTAAGGCTACAGTTGAGGGTTTGCTTGACAATGAAAACCAAATGGCGGAGTCGCTTGTCTCCGCTACCAACAGATATGTTGACTCTGAAAAGCGTGTTCGTGCAGTTAGAGCAGGAAAACGTAGGGCTACACAGAAGCTCTCGGACATTCGTAGACATATTCTTGCCATCTGTTCAAACCTAAAAACTGGCTCTGGAGATGTCATGGTCATGGATCTTTGTGCAAGCCTACAGCAGATGCCTGACATTGATAAAAACACATCAGCAACTTTAAAAGAAATTGTATCTGGTTTGACTGCCCCTCTTCCCACAAAAGAGAAGGGGGCATTCAAGGAACATATTGCAGTGTTGGCAATGCAGTTGCAGTTGTTAGGAGTCCCTCAAAATACAGTGGGGGAGGTAATGAATGAATGCTCAAAAAGACTCTATAACCGCTGTTTGAGTGATAGTGTTTCAGCTAGGACAGCTGGCAGGATGATTCGACAAGGAGGTATTTTATCAGATGCTCAATTAGCGTTGGCGCTCTCAGATACTTCCTCCAGAGGACTTCGTGTGGGACAGGACACTACAACTCGTGGAGGGGTCGAACATGTTGCGACAGCGTGGGCCGGAAGAAGTGAGAATAATGAAGTATTCAATATGCAGAGCCGTGTCGCATGGTTGCCCAATCACATAGCAGAAACACAGCTTGAACACATAAAATGTGTTGTTGAGAAGTCCAATGATCTGCTAAAAACTTTAGACTTGGAACCACAAACAAAGGCATCTCTAGCCTATGTTGTGGACTTCATGGGTGACCATGTCAATTCCAAATTAGTCAGATTGTTGAGGGAGAAGCATTTGTCTGATCTTGAAGAACTTGTTGAGAATGGAGAACTGACTGATAGTGATAGGGAGGTTTTTTCTGAACTCTTCTACAGTGCTTGCCAGATGCATTCTGGCGCTAAAGTTTCAAGGTCGTTCTATGAAGGAATGCGAGCAATTGAGCCCCCTGATTTAGCTAAAACCTTTGGCAAATACGGAATACGGCGAGGGGCTGGAAGTACGTTTGATTCACTAGGTGCTCGAGTTGTTGAATTTGCCAGTACTCAGTTTTCACCAGATCAGTCCAATACAGCTGATTTTAACTGGTCTGGTGTATTTCCTGGATGGTGTGATGAACATGGACATTCTTACATCAAGCTAGATTTCGTGAATAAAAACCGCCACTATCGCCATGAGCATAATTCCGGTCGGCTTATTGAATTAACAGACAGTATCCTACACTTTTACCAGGACCAGCTGTCCACAAGGGACGACGGTTTGACCTTGAGGAACAAGGACCAATTGGTGTTTGAATGCCTCCAAAATGATGAGGTCAAATCTCAGCTTACAGCTGCAGATTCACTTGATGCCATGTTTTTTAAGCCATTTATGGCTATGTTAAAAGCTGAGGAGACTGACGTAATCACTGTCGGCCCATACATTCGTAAAGCTTATGAATTTTTGCATCAAGCTGGCAATGAGGAAGAATTTGCCAGATCTATGCTCTCTGGAATGTCGCTTTTGTATGAAGGAGAACATCTCCGACGTGATGGCAAAGATTTCAGGAAAAAGCCTGTTGGTGTTTCTGTGTATGGTGACGGTATTCTCGAACGATCAGTAGCATATCTAATGGCAGGGTGCCAGACTGCAGCCAAAGGTTTGCGTAAAATTTCTAGTGAATATTTTGATGGAGGACATTATTTTAAACCCTCTGTCAAACAGTCAGTGTTACTTTCTGGGTTTGATGCACACAGCGACCGATTGGAAAGTAACCTTGGTCAGTTTAGCCAACAGAGATCCAGAATGCCTCATGCTCGTGTTCAGACAATTACTAGCCATGTTTCCATGCGTGCAAATAAAACTGTCGCGGCCATAGGAAGGGATGAAAGACTAATGTCATGTTTGCCTAAAGTGAGGAAGGAAACTTGA